The following proteins are encoded in a genomic region of Arachis ipaensis cultivar K30076 chromosome B02, Araip1.1, whole genome shotgun sequence:
- the LOC107624880 gene encoding APO protein 3, mitochondrial — protein sequence MRAIVISSEIISHLKRLPHRFNATLSFSSETSPLVAFGDDRESTYSDVPKPCRRKSERKPYVTPMKVLIERAKKEREARKAQPCRVLEEPPDNGLLVPELVEVAHRVYLARNSLVSGLSQLVRIIPVLRCELCNEVHIGYVGHEIRTCTGPRSGSRSAMHVWRRGGARDVVFFPKCFHLYDRVGKPRVGHDERFSVPRIPAIVELCIQAGVDLAKYPTKRRTKPVYCIEGRIVDFESVAEDIENKIKLSSENIKALPNASPVLARHVENYPNLVMNNSNLDWLSEEERNKVRDLSSHTLEAWFEMISGAKKMMEKYSVHTCGYCPEVQVGPKGHKLRMCKASKHQSRNGLHAWQEATIDDLVGPNYVWHVDDLNGSPLNNNLKRYYGKAPAVVELCVHGGAHIPNLYKSMMRLDVVSPDRDEVDLVA from the exons ATGCGCGCCATTGTCATCTCTTCGGAGATAATTTCTCATCTTAAGCGACTACCACACCGCTTCAATGCAACCCTCTCCTTCTCGTCGGAGACTTCACCGCTGGTGGCGTTCGGGGACGACAGAGAATCCACGTACTCTGACGTGCCGAAGCCTTGCCGGAGGAAATCAGAGAGGAAGCCGTATGTGACGCCGATGAAGGTGCTGATAGAGAGGGCGAAGAAGGAGAGAGAAGCGCGTAAGGCACAGCCATGTAGGGTTCTGGAGGAACCACCGGATAACGGGTTGCTGGTTCCGGAACTCGTTGAGGTGGCTCACCGAGTATATCTAGCTCGAAATTCACTCGTATCTGGTCTGAGTCAACTCGTCCGAATCATTCCCGTGCTGCGCTGCGA GTTATGCAATGAGGTTCACATTGGTTATGTTGGTCATGAAATTCGAACATGTACTGGACCAAGGAGTGGTTCCAGGAGCGCAATGCATGTTTGGAGAAGGGGAGGGGCACGAGATGTGGTCTTCTTCCCAAAATGCTTTCATCTTTATGATCGTGTTGGTAAGCCAAGAGTCGGACATGATGAGAGGTTCAGTGTCCCTCGCATCCCTGCCATTGTTGAACTCTGTATACAGGCCGGTGTAGATCTTGCAAAGTATCCCACAAAAAGGAGAACGAAACCCGTATACTGTATTGAGGGAAGAATTGTTGATTTTGAATCAGTTGCAGAAgatattgaaaataaaataaaactttctTCTGAAAATATCAAAGCTCTTCCCAATGCATCTCCTGTGCTGGCAAGGCATGTAGAGAATTATCCAAATTTAGTGATGAACAATAGCAATCTGGATTGGTTGAGTGAGGAAGAACGGAACAAAGTAAGGGATTTAAGTAGTCATACCCTAGAGGCATGGTTTGAGATGATATCAGGTGCAAAGAAGATGATGGAGAAGTACAGTGTGCATACTTGTGGATATTGTCCCGAGGTCCAGGTTGGTCCGAAGGGACATAAGTTGAGAATGTGCAAGGCTTCAAAGCATCAGTCTCGGAATGGTTTACATGCGTGGCAAGAGGCAACAATAGATGATCTTGTGGGTCCGAATTATGTCTGGCATGTCGACGATCTGAATGGATCTCCTCTGAATAACAATTTGAAGAGATATTATGGCAAGGCTCCAGCTGTGGTGGAACTCTGTGTGCATGGAGGGGCTCATATTCCAAATCTGTATAAGAGCATGATGAGATTAGATGTTGTCTCCCCAGATCGAGACGAAGTTGACCTTGTTGCCTGA